In Deinococcus maricopensis DSM 21211, one genomic interval encodes:
- a CDS encoding glycoside hydrolase family 16 protein, with the protein MRRIILAVLALLPLAGTSRANPTQAAGWTDQFEQLDRARWAASDWNGFWQGRGLAGRFDPALAYADGAGNLVLEMNVDRCGSGWCARAAELSTKERYGYGRYEVRMRAASDSASAKRAGQAHAGNISAAFSYYDDSRTEIDVEIEGHRIADANFTAWRGRQDKDWKLAKGAAGGSLAAQFHTYAWEWTPGSLRFFVDGREQFLTRKTVPQDAAHLILNVWPTNDPGWGGAVQSGRLYMLVDYVKFTPAL; encoded by the coding sequence GTGCGCCGAATCATCCTCGCTGTCCTGGCCCTGCTGCCGCTCGCCGGTACCTCACGCGCCAACCCCACGCAGGCGGCGGGCTGGACAGATCAGTTTGAGCAGCTGGACCGCGCCCGGTGGGCCGCGTCGGACTGGAACGGCTTCTGGCAGGGCCGTGGGCTCGCTGGTCGTTTTGATCCGGCGCTCGCGTACGCGGACGGCGCCGGCAACCTCGTGCTCGAGATGAACGTGGACCGTTGTGGGAGCGGCTGGTGCGCGCGCGCTGCCGAGCTCAGCACGAAGGAGCGCTACGGGTACGGCCGGTACGAGGTGCGCATGCGGGCCGCCAGTGACAGCGCGTCCGCGAAGCGGGCGGGGCAGGCGCACGCGGGGAACATCAGCGCGGCGTTCAGTTACTACGACGACAGCCGCACGGAGATCGACGTGGAGATCGAGGGGCACCGCATCGCGGACGCGAACTTCACGGCGTGGCGTGGACGGCAGGACAAGGACTGGAAGCTGGCGAAAGGCGCGGCCGGTGGTTCGCTCGCGGCGCAGTTCCATACGTACGCGTGGGAGTGGACGCCTGGGTCGCTGCGGTTTTTCGTGGATGGCCGGGAGCAGTTCCTGACGCGGAAGACGGTTCCGCAGGACGCTGCGCACCTGATCCTGAATGTCTGGCCGACGAACGATCCCGGATGGGGCGGGGCGGTGCAGAGCGGGCGGCTGTACATGCTCGTCGATTACGTGAAGTTCACGCCTGCGCTTTGA
- a CDS encoding polysaccharide deacetylase family protein, translating into MHVPCRPLLITLTALLSACTTAPVRPTTPDTPETLTQLGTFNATFSNPLGGPVGARQLAASVALDPAAPTGAVRVRTAGTGTYDDERSNRRYLWGVFEVTNTSATTLTNLTMVAYSKANGSIGGTAITRLQDAQGRPYLNERVAQNIRPGDHLNVLSSYAFQGLAAAEAQRLENSAKASGTLAAGDDVLEYGFTVINPRDGSQVLRPGETGTLVLATKLPLLAGNAPQKFNMSLLLSTGGARRVTRNVGESNDSVALRARLSGAREIAYIGPDAATAPRGFTTVRLPNLRLTTGDHPTYLLDQEGPLSSCVQGVSPNSLRRLNAAGPLVTFLSDDGTAADHSRLLPLFRQKGVVATAAIESRNMLSGDPYFATPEQVRDLQRAGWEIASHTRTHPDLVTLSDADLDAEIQGSRQDLEEQGFTVNTFVYPYGSQNATVREKVCQTYRTAFIDRGGVNDTPLDTNYQIRRVAFGSWTDAGQNTMAAYRAAIDDAVARRGWLVFMLHPGNREQHDEQQQQYLAQTIDYLREQGVPIVTAADALARLGLR; encoded by the coding sequence ATGCACGTACCTTGTCGCCCGCTCCTTATCACCCTTACGGCGCTGCTGAGCGCCTGTACGACCGCTCCTGTCCGTCCCACCACACCGGACACCCCCGAGACCCTCACGCAACTCGGCACGTTCAACGCGACTTTCAGTAACCCGCTGGGTGGCCCCGTCGGTGCGCGTCAGCTCGCCGCCAGCGTCGCCCTCGACCCGGCGGCCCCCACCGGCGCGGTGCGCGTCCGCACGGCCGGTACCGGCACGTACGACGATGAGCGCAGCAACCGCCGGTACCTGTGGGGCGTGTTCGAGGTCACGAACACGTCAGCGACCACCCTGACGAACCTCACCATGGTCGCCTACAGCAAGGCGAACGGCAGTATCGGCGGCACGGCCATCACGCGCCTGCAGGACGCGCAGGGCCGACCGTACCTGAACGAGCGCGTCGCGCAGAACATCCGCCCGGGCGACCACCTGAACGTCCTCAGCAGCTACGCCTTCCAGGGCCTCGCGGCGGCTGAAGCGCAGCGTCTGGAAAACAGCGCCAAAGCCAGCGGCACCCTCGCGGCCGGCGATGACGTCCTCGAGTACGGGTTCACGGTCATCAACCCGCGCGACGGCAGCCAGGTGCTGCGCCCCGGCGAAACGGGCACGCTGGTCCTCGCCACGAAACTCCCGCTGCTCGCCGGGAACGCCCCGCAGAAGTTCAACATGAGCCTGCTGCTCAGCACCGGCGGCGCCCGCCGCGTCACCCGCAACGTTGGCGAAAGCAACGACAGCGTGGCCCTGCGTGCGCGTCTCAGCGGCGCCCGCGAGATCGCGTACATCGGCCCGGACGCGGCCACCGCCCCCAGGGGGTTCACGACGGTGCGCCTCCCGAACCTCCGTCTCACAACCGGCGACCACCCCACGTACCTGCTCGATCAGGAAGGCCCACTCAGCAGCTGCGTGCAGGGGGTCAGCCCGAACAGCCTGCGGCGGCTGAACGCTGCCGGGCCCCTCGTCACGTTCCTCAGTGATGACGGCACGGCCGCGGACCACTCGCGCCTGCTGCCCCTGTTCAGGCAGAAGGGCGTCGTGGCGACCGCCGCCATCGAGAGCCGCAACATGCTGTCCGGCGACCCGTACTTCGCCACGCCCGAGCAGGTGCGGGACCTGCAGCGCGCCGGGTGGGAAATCGCCAGCCACACCCGCACGCACCCCGACCTCGTGACGCTCAGCGACGCGGATCTCGACGCGGAAATTCAGGGGTCCAGGCAGGACCTGGAGGAGCAGGGGTTCACGGTGAACACCTTCGTGTACCCGTATGGCAGTCAGAACGCGACCGTGCGGGAAAAGGTCTGCCAGACGTACCGCACGGCATTCATCGACCGTGGCGGCGTGAATGACACGCCACTCGACACGAACTACCAGATTCGCCGCGTCGCGTTCGGGTCCTGGACGGACGCCGGGCAGAACACCATGGCCGCGTACCGCGCCGCCATCGACGACGCTGTGGCCCGCCGCGGGTGGCTGGTGTTCATGCTGCACCCCGGCAACCGCGAGCAGCATGATGAGCAGCAGCAGCAGTACCTGGCGCAGACCATCGATTACCTGCGCGAGCAGGGCGTGCCCATCGTGACGGCGGCAGACGCCCTGGCGCGTCTCGGCCTCAGGTAG
- a CDS encoding family 16 glycosylhydrolase: protein MPRHLHLLAVTLTTMLAACTSAPATSPVAVPEAAISANGTSDPTAPVAGSWRDDFNTLDTGRWALSTSGWTPFWAHNGLTGAWAPENVSVQDGYLVLRLDVNADLSARGAELSTLARYGYGRYEARLRSASTSANPAMTGVGSSGDVSAFFNYTNDSETEIDHEVEGQNRTTTWAGAWKTTSLHDVGAVSAGADLSQDFHTYRWDWTPTAVNFYLDGTLKRSTTVNVPQAAANLMLNLWPTNSAGWGGMATPGTKYLLVDYVSFTPSVVDGTPALTDDTAQGATTLRAGVPATGAVSASDTQDWYALRANGAGGSATVKLTTATNSDLEVYAADGRTLLGRSARGKANAESVTVRVQPNATYFVRVVWASGTPTYTVSASGAVQ from the coding sequence ATGCCGCGTCACCTGCACCTGCTCGCCGTCACGCTCACCACCATGCTCGCCGCGTGCACCAGCGCGCCCGCCACCTCACCGGTGGCCGTGCCTGAGGCCGCCATCAGTGCCAACGGCACCAGTGACCCGACCGCGCCGGTCGCCGGAAGCTGGCGTGACGACTTCAACACCCTCGATACGGGCCGCTGGGCGCTGTCCACGAGCGGATGGACGCCGTTCTGGGCGCACAACGGCCTGACCGGCGCCTGGGCGCCCGAGAACGTCAGCGTTCAGGACGGTTACCTCGTGCTGCGCCTCGACGTCAACGCGGACCTGTCCGCGCGCGGTGCAGAGCTCTCCACCCTCGCCAGGTACGGTTACGGCCGCTACGAGGCGCGCCTGCGTTCCGCCAGCACCAGTGCAAACCCCGCCATGACGGGCGTCGGCAGCAGCGGTGACGTCAGCGCCTTCTTCAACTACACCAACGACTCGGAAACCGAAATCGACCACGAGGTCGAGGGGCAGAACCGCACGACCACCTGGGCGGGCGCCTGGAAGACGACGAGCCTGCACGACGTCGGGGCCGTAAGCGCCGGCGCGGACCTCAGCCAGGATTTCCATACCTACCGCTGGGACTGGACGCCCACCGCGGTGAATTTCTACCTGGACGGCACGCTGAAGCGCAGCACGACCGTGAACGTCCCGCAGGCCGCCGCGAACCTGATGCTGAACCTCTGGCCCACCAACTCGGCAGGGTGGGGCGGGATGGCCACGCCGGGCACGAAATACCTGCTGGTGGATTACGTGAGCTTCACGCCGTCCGTCGTGGACGGGACGCCCGCGCTCACAGACGATACGGCGCAGGGCGCCACGACCCTCCGCGCTGGCGTGCCCGCGACGGGCGCGGTGAGCGCCAGTGACACGCAGGACTGGTACGCGCTGCGCGCGAATGGCGCGGGCGGCTCGGCCACCGTGAAACTCACGACGGCCACGAACAGCGACCTGGAGGTGTACGCCGCTGATGGGCGGACGCTGCTGGGCCGCAGCGCGCGCGGAAAAGCGAACGCCGAGTCGGTGACGGTGCGGGTGCAGCCGAATGCCACGTACTTCGTGCGGGTGGTGTGGGCCTCCGGCACGCCGACATACACGGTGAGTGCCAGCGGCGCGGTGCAGTAA